The genomic interval GGCTGTCTGCGCCAACTGCAGGTCAAAAACCATCGCTTTCTGCCAGCGCAGGGCGATGAGCGAGTCGACATTGACTCCCGCAACCGCGGCCGGGGCCAGTGCGGCTACGGTCAGCATCAGAATCCAATACTTGCGCATCAATTCACCTCCATGGAAATCGCGTTTTCACAGTGCCAAGGTAAGTCGAGCATTTGCGCGACGAAAGCACAAATGCAGAGGCGGCGGATTTCGCTTGACTTCGCGCGATCGGGGTGTTTTCGGGATTCGCGGATACTAACGAAGTTCCTGTTGCAGTTTCTCGAGGGCGTTGGCTTCCCCGAGAAGTACCAGGACTTCGTCCGGCTGGAATACACGGCTGCCGTCGGGCAGCAACGTTGTGCGCGCAGGCATAGTCTGCCGGATCAGAACCACCAGCACGTTGTAGTTGTGGCGGATATTGAGATCGGCCAGCGTTTTGCCGACGAACCGGTCGGGCACGGCGAGTTCGACCAGTTGCAGACCCTCGCCGATTTCGATTTGCTCGATCACATTTGGGAAACGCAGTTGATTCGACACACGCAGCGCCGTATCGCGTTCCGGAAACACGACGGAGTCGGCGCCGATCAAGTCGACGATCCGGCCCTGATCCTCAGAAATCGCCTTGACCATGATATGCTTGACCCCCATTTCCTTCAGGTAGAGCGTAGCGAGAATCGAGACATCGACAGAGGTACCCAGGCTGACGACGACCACGTCGCAGTGCGTGATCTCCAGTTCTTGTAGGGTTTTGCGATCGGAGGCATCTCCCTCCACCGCTTTAGTGACGTAGTCCTTGACATCCTCGATCTTCTCCGGATCGTTATCGATCACGATCACATCGTGGCCGTTTTTGGCCAAATCCAGGGCCAGATAATAGCCGAAGCTGGAGAGTCCGATTACTGCAAATGAGCGTTTTGCCATACCTTCACCGTCATACAACCAATCAACTTCTATGGAGCTATGCAACCATAATCTCGCTGCCGTCAGCCGATGACAACCCGCCCTTCGGGGTAGGTAATCCGGCTGGCCGGGCGACTGCGGCTGATTGCGAGCGCCAAGGTCAGCGGTCCGACCCGGCCGACAAACATCAGGAGCACGAGCGTCAGCTTGCTCAGTGGCGCCAGTTTCGGCGTAACGCCGGTGGAGAGGCCGACCGTCCCAAAGGCGGAAATCGCTTCAAACAGCAGTTCGACGAATTTCTCTCCCGAAGCGCGATGCCCGACACCGCCGGTCTCGAAAATCTGCAGCAATAATGCGCCCGCGATCACGATCATCGTCGCCAGGATCGTAAAGGTCACGGCTTCGGACTGCACGAACGGGCTGACCCGGCGCTCGAAGAAGATTACGTGTTCCTGTCGCCGCAGCCGGCTGCGGACAATCCCCATCAGCACGGCAAAGGTTGAGGTTTTGATGCCGCCGCCGCAGGAGCCGGGGGAGGCGCCGATAAACATCAGGAGCATAATCACGAACAGCGTCGCTCCGGACATCGCGCCGATGTTGAGGGTGTTGAATCCTGCCGTACGTGGCGTCACAGATTGGAAGAGCGAGCTGTAGATTCGCTCGATCCAGCTCATCCCGGCTTGAACGTTGTTGTACTCCAACAGCCCAATCAGCACCGCGCCCACCAGGATCAGGATCAGCGAGGTACGGATCACGATGCGGGAGTGCACGGAAAAGCGGTACGGCGCTTCGCGCCAGTAACTCGAACCGCGGACCAGTTTCATCTTTTCCAAGAACAGCCGACTCCGCGAGCGCAGGAACTGAAACAGCTCCAGGAAGGCGATGAAGCCGATGCCGCCGAGGATGATCAGTCCCATGATGGTGAAATTCACGGTGCCGTTGCCGAGGTAGCGTTCAAGATTATCGGGGAACAACGAGAAGCCCGCATTGCAGAAAGCGGAAATGCTGTGGAACACCGAGAACCAGATCGCCTCGTTCATGGGCAGGTCGCGTTCAAAGCGCGAATACAAGAGCAGCGCACCGATCGTCTCGATCATCAGGCTGATCCCGATCACCGTCCAGAGGAGGCCGCGAGGGCTGGTGCTGCGCGTCGAGCCGAAGGTCTGCGAAAGCAAGGTCGAGTCGCGGAGGGACAAGCGCCCGGCGAAGATGTAAAGCAGAAAGGTTGAAAACGTCATGATACCGATCCCGCCCAATTGGATCGAGATCAGCAGGACGATCTGGCCGAAGGTGGTCAGGTGGGTGCCCGGATCGATTGGTGCCAGCCCCGTTACGCAGGTTGCCGAGGTGATCATGAAGAGCGCGTCGATGAAGCCGATTGGTCCTCTTGTAGAGCATTGGGGCAGCATCAGCACCAGCGTCATCAGGAAGATGAAGGCTGCAAAGCTGAACACGACGATTTTTTCCGGCGCCAGTCGCTTCAGCGGCTGAAAGGTCACCACGATCGGGCGGGTCAGTTGAATCTTCGCCATAGTCCGCGAGTGAGTAAATGATGTCTGTACGGGATTAGCAAATGTTTTCGGCGGAGGCAGATCTCAGGCGCCAGGTCGAAACCACTCAAGCGACTGTGGTACGGTTAGCGCACCGGCTTTGGTGGTCTCGACCCATAACACTTGGCAATTCCCGCGGAGCGTTAGTTCCGACTGTAGTCGGAACTACAATCGAATTAAGTGCTAATCGCCGAAGCCGGGGACGAATTTACCGTCGCGGTAGATGACTTCCCCGTCGCCGTAGATTTCGCCGCCATTGCGGAGATCGCAGACCATGTCCCAGTGGAGCGCCGATTTGTTGACTCCGCCCGCTTCGTAGATGGCGTTGCCCACGGCCAGGTGGCAAGTGCCGCCGATCTTTTCGTCGAACAGGATGTTCTTGGAGAAGGTCTGGATGTGGTAATTGGTGCCGATGGCGAACTCGCCCACCCGTTTGGCGCCCTCATCCATTTCCAGCATCCGTTGCAGGAACTCGACATTCTTGTCGGCGCTGAATTTTGTCAC from Candidatus Zixiibacteriota bacterium carries:
- a CDS encoding TrkA family potassium uptake protein; this encodes MAKRSFAVIGLSSFGYYLALDLAKNGHDVIVIDNDPEKIEDVKDYVTKAVEGDASDRKTLQELEITHCDVVVVSLGTSVDVSILATLYLKEMGVKHIMVKAISEDQGRIVDLIGADSVVFPERDTALRVSNQLRFPNVIEQIEIGEGLQLVELAVPDRFVGKTLADLNIRHNYNVLVVLIRQTMPARTTLLPDGSRVFQPDEVLVLLGEANALEKLQQELR